The Persephonella sp. sequence CTGTGATAACCCCAAAGTGAGAAGCAATCCCCATCTTCCTTGGATGTATTATACCCATTCCATCAACTATAAAAGCATCTGGTTTTGTTTTTAGCTCTTTATATGCTTTTAGAATAACAGGAAGTTCTCTGTATGCCAAAAATGTAGGTATATACGGAAAATCGACCGTTTCTTCAGCATAAACGGTTTCCAATGTTTCAAATCTCCTGATATCAAGAACGGTTATACATGCAATACCGATGGTGGGATTTTTCCATATATCTGTAAAAGTTACATCTATCCCAGCAACTATATTTATCTTTTCAACAGGGATTTTGTCCCTTATTTTCAGCTTTTTTGAAAGTTTTATCTGCTCTTTTTTAAGTTTCTGTAGTAACTCCTGATCAAGACCTTCCATTAAAACACCACCATATTATCTCTGTGGATAACCTCTGTGAATTTTATACCAAGCGCTTTCTCAACCTCTGATGATCTTTTTCCTTTTATTTTTTTTAGATCCCTGTAGTTAAAATTTACTATCCCTTTGCCTATAATCTTTCCTTCTTCATTTACTATCGCAACAACATCATTCTTATAAAAAATACCTTCAACATCTTTAACTCCTGCAGGAAGAAGGCTTTTTCCTGATCTTAAAGCTTTTTCTGCTCCTTTGTCTATAATTATTCTCCCTTTTGGTGCTGAAAGGAGTTTTAACCAGCTTTTTTTCCTTGAAAGCTTTTCTCCTTCTTCCGGGTATATAAAACTGCCCTCTAAATTTCCGCTAACTATTTTAAGGAGAATATCTTCTTTTTTTGGAGCGATTACAACAGGTATTCTGTGTGAAACAGCTATCTTTGCAGCTTCAAGCTTGCTTCTCATTCCACCTGTTCCAAATTTTGATGTCGATGCTCCGGCGAATTTGATAACATCATCAATATTCTTTATCTCTTTTAGCAGTTTTGAGTTTTCCTGTTTTGGATCTCCTGTATAAACCCCTCCAGCCGTTGAGAGTATTATCAAAAGATCAGCATCAGAAAGGACAGAAACATGGGCTGCAAGAAAGTCGTTATCCCCAAAAACGATCTCCTCAACAGCTATCGTATCATTTTCATTTATTACAGGAATAACTCCAATATCAACAAGTTTGTTAAGTGTGTTCTGTGCCAGAATATACCTTTTTCTTTCTCTTAATCCCTCAACGGTAAGCAAAACCTGTCCAACAATAAGTTCCTTCTCGGAAAAAATCCTGTCGTATATCTGCATCAGATATGCCTGACCTACAGATGCAACAGCCTGTTTTTCTGTTATAGATTTAGGTTTTTGCTTCAGACCTAATTTTTTTGATCCTGCAAGAACTGCACCTGAGGATACTATCAGTATGTCTTTATCTTTTAGATGTTTTATGTTTTCTGATAGATTTTTCAAGAAATCTGTGTCTATAGACCCTTCCTTTTCAAGTATCTGTGATCCTATTTTGACAACTACTCTTTTGGCTTTTTTCAGGTATTCTTCCATACAGATATTCTACCAGCCTTTTCTTCCAAATATAAGATATCCTGTGTGGGCAACCATTCTGTCCTCCGGTCTGAGTCTGTCTGGAACAGGTTTGTAGTGCCTTTCAAGCAGCTCAACAACCTGTATGTCTATAAAGTTATTTTCCTTTAAAGCCTGAACTGTTCTGCTTACCTGATTTGTTGTTGGCAGTATAAATCCGATGGGAGCTCCTTTTTTTAAGGAATTTTTGATGTTTTCCATAAACAGCCACGGTTCTCTAACATCTATAAAACCTGCATCAAAAAAGTTTTCAGGAAGGGGCATCTCAAGGCTCTGGTGTTTTATCTCAACATACTTTTCAAGCCCTGCAAGTTTTATATTCTCATAGGCATTTTTTATGTATTTTTCCTCTTTTTCATAGCAGTAAATCTTCCCAGAAGGTTTTACGGCATTTGCCATAACGATTGTAAGCCCTCCACTTCCTACCCCTGACTCAAGAACTTTCATTCCGTCTGTAATTCCAAGTTTCAGGGTTATATAACCGCTGTCTTTTGGATATACTATCTGGGTTTTCCTTTTTATCCCATACATGATGATCTCATGAATTGTTGGTCGAAGAACAATAAATGTGTGTCCTTTATGTGTTTTTACCTCTCCTCCGTATCCAGTTTTTATAATATCATCATGGTTTATGTTTCCTTTGTGGGTTCCAAAAATCTCACCTTTTTTTACCTTCAGGAAAAATCTGTTTTTTCCGTCAGAAAGCTGAACAGTTTCCCCTTCTTTTATCATCTTGAAAGAATATAAAGGCTTAATTCTTTATTGTTGTAAAGATCAATTGAGTAGTTGTCCCAGAAAACACATGTTCCTCCTGCTATAAATCTTCCTCCAGAAGGGTCAATGTATTCAGCAAAAAGAATAGTTTCTCTCCCAAGCTTAGATTCTGCAGTGTTCTCGCCGTGTAGAAGGGGTCTTACTTCAGGTTTTGTGGTTGTCAGGCTGTCTGTGCATGCGAGCATAACTTTTTTTATATTTTCCGGCAGATTGTATGTATCTCCTGTAAGTACCAGAAGATTATCCCCTTCATGGTTGTTTATGTTGTCAATAATAGTGTCTCCGTTAAAATGGATACCAAATCTCTCAGATAGAGTGTTGCAGGTGTCTGCTATTCTATCTTCATTTTTGTAGTAGCCAAATATTCCAACGGTCTTTCCGTTTCTTACAAGATCCTGTATAAAATCAACCTCGTCTGCCTTAAACGGTATCTCAGGATAGTTAAATATAACGGTGTCGTATTTTGAAAACTTTTCCAGATCGTCCACTTCATCAATATGTATCTCAGACTGTTTTGCATAT is a genomic window containing:
- a CDS encoding tRNA (adenine-N1)-methyltransferase, which codes for MIKEGETVQLSDGKNRFFLKVKKGEIFGTHKGNINHDDIIKTGYGGEVKTHKGHTFIVLRPTIHEIIMYGIKRKTQIVYPKDSGYITLKLGITDGMKVLESGVGSGGLTIVMANAVKPSGKIYCYEKEEKYIKNAYENIKLAGLEKYVEIKHQSLEMPLPENFFDAGFIDVREPWLFMENIKNSLKKGAPIGFILPTTNQVSRTVQALKENNFIDIQVVELLERHYKPVPDRLRPEDRMVAHTGYLIFGRKGW
- the proB gene encoding glutamate 5-kinase, with amino-acid sequence MEEYLKKAKRVVVKIGSQILEKEGSIDTDFLKNLSENIKHLKDKDILIVSSGAVLAGSKKLGLKQKPKSITEKQAVASVGQAYLMQIYDRIFSEKELIVGQVLLTVEGLRERKRYILAQNTLNKLVDIGVIPVINENDTIAVEEIVFGDNDFLAAHVSVLSDADLLIILSTAGGVYTGDPKQENSKLLKEIKNIDDVIKFAGASTSKFGTGGMRSKLEAAKIAVSHRIPVVIAPKKEDILLKIVSGNLEGSFIYPEEGEKLSRKKSWLKLLSAPKGRIIIDKGAEKALRSGKSLLPAGVKDVEGIFYKNDVVAIVNEEGKIIGKGIVNFNYRDLKKIKGKRSSEVEKALGIKFTEVIHRDNMVVF
- a CDS encoding endonuclease V gives rise to the protein MEGLDQELLQKLKKEQIKLSKKLKIRDKIPVEKINIVAGIDVTFTDIWKNPTIGIACITVLDIRRFETLETVYAEETVDFPYIPTFLAYRELPVILKAYKELKTKPDAFIVDGMGIIHPRKMGIASHFGVIT